The Plasmodium yoelii strain 17X genome assembly, chromosome: 14 DNA segment atttattattttctaaattagtatttatatattttttttcattcgttatgttatttaatatattgtcATTATGTTCTGAcaaattttgaatattattgttaggggtataaaatttattttcatttttgttgatgatattattattggCATGTGTCtctttcattttatttttttgtttatcatcatttttataatttgaattattttttatttcactaTCTTGGTTTATCATCTCATTAATACTACAATCGgtatttacatatttttttttatcatgaTATGTTTATTCAAAATATTGCCCTTAATCTTTTGTATgccttataatatatatgacatactgtataaaaattattttaaaattatttatttaaaggaatgttatttgttttatctatatatattacaaattATTGTTTGTAAAAGtagcataaaaaaaaaaaaaaaaaaaataaaaaaaaaatattctataTGTGATTagctttttaaaaaatattatttttaaatagaGTTGGAAAAGGGAGAGATTAAATTTCtacacataaaaaaaaagaaagggGAAACGCGTTTAAAAGGGTaagatattttatatatttccacaaaaataatgaattaaaaatgtacatatatattatgcatgtatgtatgtatgtatgtatgtatatatatatatactccTTTATACATGTTTAAAAGgtgattaaaaataaaaaataaaaaatataaaacattattAAAGTAGTAGTAATagtaagaaaaaaagaaaaaacgtGGCTGCTGAATTGTAAATGATACTAAGCCGTAGTGTACTACCGCGTATTTTAAAATGcacattaatttttatacaaaaaaaggaaaatatatattatttttattaacatgaAATTTTCACaaagataaatatattttatggttaTGTGATATATTAATGGATTGCTgaataatgttttttttaacttgCCACTTTTAATTTGACATAAAATATTAGGGTTGTTTACCTTGCTTATACATGGTactaattttgttttatgcatattttttttataatttattagtaataaatatatgtaataataagtaaaaaaaaaaaataaaataaaaataaaaataaaaataaaaaataaaaatataaaataaaaatataaaataataatttaaaaaatgtatggGTTATGCATATTATAGCTCGAAAAAAATTGGGTTTAGGGTATTTTCTataagtatttttttatggtaattaaatattgtagtatttttttttcacaagaataaatatatgtatgtatgcatgtatgtgTGTTGGTGCCTATTTGAATGATAGGAAGTTAGAACGTATCGAAATGTTGACATTGTGATAGATAAAATATGTAGAGAtgtatacatgtatatattgaATTACAACGtttttgataataaatacatgtatatttttgagtcctataaatgtgtatacgtatgtaaacatatatattatataatacagtaagttaaataaaatagaagaAAAGGAGAGAATATAatgacaatttttatataagatGATAGAAGAAAATATCGATGATAAATTTTCTAGTTTCATTTTATTGGAATCTTTAAAAGAAGCTCTAAATCAAATGATAGATGAGTTTTATGTTGAAAAAGATGTTGGAATCAAAATTTATAAGGAAGCTTGTATGGTATGTTAAATAAGGATTACATTTTAAATGGAAAATAGGCATatcttttttcatttttttcatttttttcatttttttcatttttttcatttcatttatttatgtatgtatgtgtGTATGCATGtgtgtatgcatgtatgtatgcatatgcTTGCTTGGTTATTTATTGCAAATTATTAGTTTGTAAGCTCTCCATTTTGTTCACtacattttaaaatttgaaTTATACAGAATgtgaaaaaagaaatagaCGAAAATTCTAGCCAGCTAGCTGATGTTAATATTGCAGGTCAATTAAAAAGCTATTATTGTAGAAATGATATTtggacattttattttaaaaacgctttatttaaaattagtaaaaataaaaaagcaaGAAATTCTGCAAaggattataaaaattatttaccattaaatttaaaaacataCAAAAccttttataataaaaaagatatttttttaaaatcatgtatagacaataataatataaaattttttacaaattttgGAAAATGTTATTCAAAAATAGTTAATAAGGAATATAacgaaaatgaaaatgatgatatatttttttattatgatggattaataaaaatattatgtgtTGAAAATTCaacaat contains these protein-coding regions:
- a CDS encoding transcription initiation factor IIA subunit 2, putative; translated protein: MIEENIDDKFSSFILLESLKEALNQMIDEFYVEKDVGIKIYKEACMNVKKEIDENSSQLADVNIAGQLKSYYCRNDIWTFYFKNALFKISKNKKARNSAKDYKNYLPLNLKTYKTFYNKKDIFLKSCIDNNNIKFFTNFGKCYSKIVNKEYNENENDDIFFYYDGLIKILCVENSTI